Genomic segment of Panicum virgatum strain AP13 chromosome 2K, P.virgatum_v5, whole genome shotgun sequence:
TTAATGTCcaattttctagtagtggagcAGTTATGGATTGACTAGATCAGAAAGACTGGAACGCCTGGCCGGCCAGGAAACACTGCCAGATCGCCGAAGAATAGGCCGCCTAAGGCTGGTTCTATTCTTCTTCGATAACTCTAACCCTTGGACTCATGCCACCTTTATAGACTAGGCGCCCTAGCTAAACCCTAATCACCCAAGGTACTGTTCACACATATAATGTAGCCACGTGAACAGTACCACGGCCTTTTCTTGGGCTCTACTCAACCCATACAGGCCCAGCCTGCTGCCATAACAGGAGCATATGTTGCAAGCCTCTAGTGGCGCACATGTCGGATCCAACATGCCTTAACCCACCACACACTCCTAACTCCAATGTGCGTGGCTGGAGCTCGTCCATATCCCGTATTTGCATCACCGGTCACCGGGGCTCCCTCACTACTCTAGAActcataaaaagaaaaaaggatggAAAAAGGGTGTGCCGAAGGAGAGGGAGCAGATATTATTATAAACACCAAGGGGAGATGGACCACAGGAGCAGGGGCCGAGACGGGGGCAGGGGCCAGGGGCCAGGCCCCCCCTAACGTTGCTGCAACTCCACGTAAAACCCCCTAATCTCATTACTAATATTGCTTATTAATAAGGTGTGGCCTCCCTATCTAAATTGGCCCCCTATGTTtcaatcctggctccgcccctgcacaTGAGGAGGCCTGTGGTCTAGAGATGCACTAAAATCCAAGCGAGCTCATGCACATGACTAATTTCAGTTGGTTAATTAGGTCTCTCTCCTTGCCATATCAGAAAAAttgataataatatttaatgtcatgaaacccTTCATGAAATCCCTATTGAGACTGACCTTATATTACCATTTTTGCTGTTTCACAAATACATAGAAGAGCTATATATCATTATATTAGGAAGAATTATGCTACGTGCTCTTTATTTTGGTATTTATATTTTCGTCTAATTATTATGccttaaatgaaaaaaaaacaaaagcctGACCTATGTCGGTACGCACACGTGCGGCCTCAGCTTCGCACACGGGAAATATCCAGCTCAGCTTGGAAATTAGCCAGATGGGACTTCTGAGGCGAGTATCACCCGATGCAATGGCTGGCTATTCGATAGTGCGTGAGAACAGTTCAGTGCATATACACTGAACTCTCTGGCCTGCACCGTTTGTAATCTTGCCAGCCTTTCGGATTCTTGTAAATGAATTGGCTCGCGCAGAGTTtttccactactacaaaaaaggcctttgttccagatcatttgtcccggcagcctttgggcccgggacaatagatagcttttgtcccgggtccaacggctagccgggccagcagaGGTacatgggccttttgtcccggttggaggcaccaaccgggacaaaagagtgtccttttatcccggttggtggctccaaccgggacaaaaggcccgcgcagccttttgtcccggttggagacaccaaccgggacaaaatgagggccttttgtcccggttggtgtctccaaccgggacaaatgcaTGTCTCGCTCGGTGATTTCGAGAAGCTGTCTCTCACCTTTTGTCCCTGTGTACTGGTGCCTTATCATTTCATACTCCTCGAGCTGTCTCTCACCTCAACTCCTCTCACTCTCATCTTTTCTCTCAGGGGAATACTAGATCTAGCGCTCGGCCCGGGGAGGCGCAAGCGGGAGGAGGCCGGGGGCCGCCGGCGCGTCCGGACCGGCGCCCAGCAGCGCGGGAGGAGCGGGCCGGGCGACGCCTTCGGCCGCCGCGCGTCCAGGCCgggggccgccggcgcgggtggggcgccgccgccgtcgactgcCGCGCGTCCGGACCGGCGCCCAGCAGCACGGGAGGAGCGGGCCGGGCgacgcctccggccgccgcgcgtccaggctgggggccgccggcgcgggtggggccgccgccgccgtcgacggccGTGCGTCCGGACCGGCGCCCAGCAGCACGGGAGGAGCGGGCCGGGCgacgcctccggccgccgcgcgtccaggctgggggccgccggcgcgggtgggccgccgccgccgtcgacggccGTGCGTCCGGACCGGCGCCCAGCAGCACGGAAGGAGCGGGCCGGGCgacgcctccggccgccgcgcgtccaGGCTGGGGGCCGTCGACGGCCGTGCGTCCGGACCGGCGCCCAGCAGCACGGGAGGAGCGGGCCGGGCgacgcctccggccgccgcgcgtccaGGCCGGGGGCCGCCGACGCgggtgggccgccgccgccgtcgacggccGCGCGTCCAGACCGGCGCCCAGCAGCACGGGAGGAGCGGGCCGGGCGACGCCTCCGGCTGCCGTGCGTCCAGGCCGGTGTAGGCGGagccggtgcgccgccgcgtgGGTGGGAGCTCGGCCAGGCCCCAGCGCGGGGCCGGCGAAGGGCGAGACCGGCGTGCGCCGGCTTGACGGCAAGTGCAAGCGCATGATTGGAGGTGGAGATCCatagtatttttatttttctgttgATGAACTTGTTCTAGCTGTTGTTGTTCGAAAAAAGGAAGGTtgaatatatttttaatttgagGATTGTTGCTGGTTTCATTGTTGTAATTGAACGGGAGATTTGATGATGTTGTTATTGATTAGAGAATTTGAGAAATGAGACATATGCTGTGTAGAACTAGAACAAGCAGAGGTAGAAGAAGAGGGCGCTGGGGCCAGcgacggccgccggccggcaaaGCCGCCGAGCGGTCAgggttcattttttttattcgtGAAAATTCTATTTGTCCCGGTCGGTAGCATGACCCGGGACTAAAActactcttttgtcccggttgccacacccgggactaaagactCCTATCTTTTGTCCCGGATTGGTGATCCCGGTTGAGAAACCGGGATAAAAGAGGTTTGCTAACCGGGACTATTGagctattctgtagtagtgttccTGCATATACACGGTCATCTCTCCTTGTGTTCACGCGCCCTAGTAGAAGCAAacagagaaaaagaggaaaaggcGAGTTTTTCCTTGCCGATGACTTCAGCAGGGCAAATGGGAACGGTCAAAGTCGACCTAGTTGTGAAAGTCAAATGggatttgaaaattttaataATGTAATTGAAATTAAGATTTTGAAATTCTTGGCATCTTGCAAACCTCGAGGTGCAACTTTTTTATCTCTATTTCTATGAGAACATATATAGTTGCAATACGTACAATGTCATGAGAGTACATTCTGGAATAAatatacacatataaccttACTTTATGATGCCAAACTAAATATACTTTAAATAATGTAAATGGTAGCCATGTTTTGAAACTTTTAAAATCGACAAGATGGGCATGCCAACAAAGCAACAACACTTCATAACATCCCGAATCCACCAATCATCAATCATTACCACCTATCAGTTCGTTATGCATGCGTCCATTTAATAGTATAAACGTTGAGTAATGCGTATCAGTCTCTGCAACTCAAAATCACGTGCACACGTCCATCCAGCCGACCGTATTATTGCGCATGCGTGCAGCCACGAGCATGTTCTCATTGCCTTTCCCTTGCGAGCAGTCAACTGGTAGGTGTATGGCCGGCCAAATCGATAAGTAGGATACGACCAGGGAATTCGATCGAGACCCTGCACACGGGCCTATAAGAACCCACGTATAGCTGCTCCCTTTTTCTCCACCAAAAACGCTCCACTACACCGATCCATCGTGTTGGCAGCGCAGCATAGAACCAGAGAGACCATGGTGGGCTACAGGTCGGCCATGGCGGGCACCGTGCTGTGCCTTGTGGTGTCGTCGTCCATGCTGGTAATGATGgtggctgccgctgccgccagtgcgcggccgccggcgatgtTCGTGTTCGGGGACTCGACGCTGGACGTTGGCAACAACAACTACTTGCCGGGGCCGGGCGTGCCCCGGGCCAACAGGCCCTTCTACGGCATCGACTTCCCCGGTGCCGTTGCCACCGGACGCTTCAGCAACGGCTACAACATCGCCGACTACCTCGGTTAGTTACACTTGACATCATGATAAATCCATGTCAAAATGCATGTGTTTTGTTGTGGAATTATGAACTCCAAATAAATGTGTGTCTACAGCGAAGAGCATGGGGTTCCCGTGCAGTCCTCCGCCTTATCTATcgctagcacaaaacaccggcCGTCTGGTCCGGGCGGCTATTGGTGGTGGTGTGAGCTATGCTTCAGGAGGAGCTGGGATCCTCGACTCCACAGTAAGCATTTAAAtttggaaaaagtctaaattacttccctcgactatagccaaagtttggataaccccctaaactattttttagttcattttaccctCAAACTATcccatttggttcaaattacctcCTACTATAATTTGCCATTTTCATTTCTTcatgcataggtggagttttaagttgaaattttacaacaTGATAGTATACACcataacacatgttagaaaactaaatcataatttttattattgttttgataggttaggatatttaataataaattagtcgttggagttcaaaattatatgaaaacaaatggggaaaaattataaaactttttctaaatatgcattgtgatgtccactactaccctgcaaaatttgaaattaaaattcaacttgtgtaaggagaaacaaaaaaaattgtgttatggggtaaaataaactaaatgacatagtttcgggggtaaattgaaccaagtcaTAGTTAAGGGGGTTATCCAAGCTTtcgctatagttgaggggagtaaattGGAGAAGTtagatcaaatttgaattcgaggAATCACTTTCACGTAGTACAATGCAAAATGAACAAATTCTAATGAACTAGTACATTTGTGCACATGCGTGCAGAACGCTGGCAACAACATCCCGTTGTCGAAGCAGTTGGAGTACTTCAAATCTACCAAGTCCCAGATGGTCGCCAAGCTGGGCTCCCGCGCGGCGAATCTCCTGCTCGCCAAGTCCGTTTTCCTCTTCAGCGTCGGCAGCAACGACCTGTTCGTCTTCGCGGTGGCGGAGCAGAAGCAGAACAAGTCGTCCGCCGACCAGCAGCGCGACGCGGGCGCCCTGTACGCCAGCCTCGTCTCCGGCTactccgccgccgtccaggaGCTGCACGCGCTTGGCGCCAGGAAGCTCGCCGTCATCAACGTGGGGCTGCTGGGCTGCGTCCCCACGGCGCGGCTGAACGACGCGGCGGGCGCGTGCTCCGACGCGCTGAACCAGCTCGCGTCCGGATTCGACGACGCCCTGGCCTCCATGCTCGCCGGCATCGCCTccaggctgcggcggccgggctTCGCCTACTCGCTGGCCGACTACTACGGCCTCTCGGCGGCGACCTTCGACGACCCGCGGGCAGTCGGGTACACGGACATCGCCGgcgcgtgctgcggcggcgggcggctcggcgcggaGGCGCCCTGCCTGCCCAACGCCACGGTGTGCGCGAACCGCGACCAGCACGCGTTCTGGGAC
This window contains:
- the LOC120673825 gene encoding GDSL esterase/lipase At5g55050-like, which codes for MVGYRSAMAGTVLCLVVSSSMLVMMVAAAAASARPPAMFVFGDSTLDVGNNNYLPGPGVPRANRPFYGIDFPGAVATGRFSNGYNIADYLAKSMGFPCSPPPYLSLAQNTGRLVRAAIGGGVSYASGGAGILDSTNAGNNIPLSKQLEYFKSTKSQMVAKLGSRAANLLLAKSVFLFSVGSNDLFVFAVAEQKQNKSSADQQRDAGALYASLVSGYSAAVQELHALGARKLAVINVGLLGCVPTARLNDAAGACSDALNQLASGFDDALASMLAGIASRLRRPGFAYSLADYYGLSAATFDDPRAVGYTDIAGACCGGGRLGAEAPCLPNATVCANRDQHAFWDAVHPSQRGAMLTAQNFYDSRPGRYTAPINFKQLAQTSL